In the Primulina eburnea isolate SZY01 chromosome 15, ASM2296580v1, whole genome shotgun sequence genome, ATATATGCATTGGTGCTGCAAGAGGGATCCACTACCTTCATACGGGTGCAAGGTACACGATCATTCATCGGGACGTAAAGAGCACAAACATTCTTCTAGACGAGAAATGGGTTGCAAAGGTTTCGGATTTCGGGCTCTCGAAAACCGGTCCTACCCTCCATCAGACGCACATAAGCACGATAGTGAAAGGAAGTTTCGGGTACTTGGATCCGGAGTACTTCCGGAGACAGCAGCTGACAGATAAATCAGATGTGTACTCTTTCGGGGTCGTACTTTTTGAAGTGTTGTGTGGAAGGCCAGCCCTTAACCCAAACCTTCCGAAAGAACAAGTTAGTTTAGCAGATTGGGCACTTTCAAATCACAAGAGAGGTACTCTAGAGCAAATTGTGGATCAACATATCAGAGGGGAGATCAATCCGGAATGCTTGAAACACTTCGCCGAAACAGCAGCTAAATGCTTATCCGATCACGGCCTTGATCGGCCATCAATGGGATCGGTGCTTCGGAATCTCGAGTGTTGTCTTCAACTACGAAATAACCCAGATGGACCACTGGTTGCGGCCGAGCTGAAGAAGGCCAACGACCCAATGCAATGTATGCAAGATTATTAGGTATCGAAGGGAAGGATATGATCTCGGAGGAATCCGAAGATAATCATAGTCAAGTGAATTTTAACTCTAGCTTTGGTGTGTTCAGCTTTTGATCAGATTCGGGTATCTCAGATTGACAGATTCTATCGTTTTTCTCTAGCATTTATGTTGAATTGCTAAACTTCATCCTCGGCTTGATCTACACATTTGCAAAATATAATTCCTTTCCACTATTTTATTACCTAAATCATTTGTAATTGGCTTAATCTCACATAACTCTTTGCTACAAGTTATCCACGTACAATTTTCAATACATAAATATCATATACTGGTAAAGAATTCATGTTCCACGTGGGAGCACGACTCGGACCATgtctacaataaaaaataatatttttctacgTAAAAAGATCGATTCGGATTGAAGATGAATATTAAAATACACCGCCTTTGTTTTATCCCAAGTAGATATTCTAAATTAAAGATAAAGATAAATCGGTATAGTGACTCTAATGAATTTAAATAACTAAGTACATTCAATTCCATCGTGATTGCTTATGTATAATTGCTTTAGGCATCGTTTGGTTTGTgtgatatataaaaaaaatgatatataaaaagagtgattataaaataaaaaacaaagatAAATAACACTCTATGATAAATTATATGATGTTTGACATGATTTTAACTTATTTGATATATAAGAAAATGATATATATTAAttagtattatatttttaaaatgattgaataaagaaatagaatttctagaattaatttatttaaaaaattataaatcaaattaaaatattatattaattattaaattttcattaactTCAATTTCCAAAAACAACTAAAAAATCGATTAATATTATAGAAAATAATCAAACTTTGATAATAACATAAATATGcatttattttgataaataaaatagtaatacGAATTTGAATATTAAATAATGGTTAATAACAATTATAATATtacgattaaaaataatataataaataaaatatgatcaataataattaaattatttaatatcagtcaaattaaaaattatatttaaatattattaaatttataattattttaaactttaaGATATTAAAGAAGAGAGTCTATTAATAACATAAAACTACATTACATTTTCCTATCATCTTCGTTAGATTTTGAAGCGCTTAGCTGCGGTTAATTACATGTTATACCTATGTTTTCCAAAGCTGTTAATCTGAATTTTGATTGATCATAAACAACTGTGAAAGAAGGCGATTTTGGATGAGTCGGAGCCTCGTATCGGTCTCTAGAGGAAGCGGCATCAAATTGGAAAAAAGTCTTTGGAAATCTGGCTCTGGTGTATGTTTCTTGTCTCAGTTTTCTGTCCCGGCCACCTCATTTTTATAAGAGTGATGCTACGTGTACATCGATATTTGTACAACACAAAAAATTCAttacaaaaatttattttgtcaaAATCTCACTATATATTGAATATAAAATCTCATGATATAATGATTGTAAATATCGTTTTAACGATATATTGGTTGTACCTTTAGCATTATTCATTTTATAATTAGATATCAAGTTTTTTCCTTTCTGGAATAGAAAGTATCTCATGTATCTTTTTAGTTTTTTAAAGTTTTTTCTATAAGTTCTACTTAATTTGTTgtcaatattttttcttttagctatcactctatttttttttttgataaagaTTAAGAATTGATATTTGTTTGTTTTATTCCAAGTAGACAAGATAAAGATAAATTGGTAAGGTAACTACTCTCTTCGATTTTTATTGTTGCATTATAACCATGTAACAATCTCGAAATCTCATATTCGATATGAACCCGTTTTTCCACGGATGCCCATGCAATACAACAAAATAAGAAAAACTTTGATCCCAGATCAAGAATCCAATGATGATAATATGACAAAATCCAACACCAATTATCTCATTGAATTAAGAAAGCATATTGGCCATTGTTTCAAATACAAATGAACGACTCCCTTTACAAGAAAATTCCTGACTTGACAAAAACCACCACAAAGCACAGTTCCTAAAATAAGGAAGCTTTCTCACTTTTGAACAGCCATCCTATTTTCATTCACAACTTTCAACTATACCTAACCAATCCCATCCCAAATATACTTCCCATTTTCCCACCAAATCCCTATGTTATAATTTCTTGTATGTTTCTCCAACATTGCATAAAAATGAAACCCCAAAACAAATTCATGCTTCTTTTCATCTCTTTCTACCTTGTTGTTTCCTCCAGCTCGGCACGGCCTCAGTTTTCGCCCACAGTTTCGCCTGATCAATCCTCGGAAGAATCAGCACCTGTCCCTTTGGCTGGACCTGCATCCGTGCCTTCATCATCGCCCGAATCAGCATCTGTCCCGTCTCCATCCCCTGGACCTGCATCTGTGTCTTCATCTTCTCCTGAATCAGCGTCCGTCCCATCTCCGTTCACCGGGCAAGCTTCTGCTCCATCAATATCACCATCACCTGCTACAGATTCTCCGAACTATGTTTCATTCCCTCCTTCTATCTCTGACTCTCCATCATATTCCATGTCTCCAGACGACGACGGGCCATCTGAATCCGACGGCCCCTCTTCATTCGATATCTCAACAGTGCTTTCGTCAGTTAAACCATCAGAATCCGACGGCCCTTCTCCATTCGATATCTCAAAATTGTTTTCGTCAGTAAAAGTTGATCCAGACGTCGAGAAAATCTGTGAATCCACAGATCACCCTGCCCTTTGCATTGCCACAGTTGCTCCCTTGCTCAAAGGCGAAAACATTGATGTAAAGTCTGTTCTTGAAGTCGCCATTAAAGCTAGCTCCACTTTCACACAATTTGTCCTGTCGTTAGCGAAGAATCTAGCTGAAAAACCCGGAACCCCACCTGAGATGAAATCCATTCTCAACGACTGTAAGGACAGCTACGACACCGCCCTGTCTAACTTCGAGGAGACTACCACTGCTTTATCTCAGGGCGATATAGGCACCATGAACAGCATGCTCAGCGCTGTGATGACATTCGTCGGAGATTGTGAGGACTCATTTGATGGGCTTGGGATCGAATCCCCGTTAATGGACTATTCTGATAAGTTAACTAACATGACAAGCAATTGTCTCGCCATTGTTTCGCTCATGAATTGATTGGTCCTAAGTTCTTGCAAATGTTTTCCCCTCCACCGTTGTCCGAAATTCATCAGCTGAAGCGTTTCCCTTGTCTGTTAGTTTTGGTTTACG is a window encoding:
- the LOC140815725 gene encoding uncharacterized protein; amino-acid sequence: MFLQHCIKMKPQNKFMLLFISFYLVVSSSSARPQFSPTVSPDQSSEESAPVPLAGPASVPSSSPESASVPSPSPGPASVSSSSPESASVPSPFTGQASAPSISPSPATDSPNYVSFPPSISDSPSYSMSPDDDGPSESDGPSSFDISTVLSSVKPSESDGPSPFDISKLFSSVKVDPDVEKICESTDHPALCIATVAPLLKGENIDVKSVLEVAIKASSTFTQFVLSLAKNLAEKPGTPPEMKSILNDCKDSYDTALSNFEETTTALSQGDIGTMNSMLSAVMTFVGDCEDSFDGLGIESPLMDYSDKLTNMTSNCLAIVSLMN